One window from the genome of Acinetobacter sp. LoGeW2-3 encodes:
- a CDS encoding MFS transporter produces the protein MNNNEHLLGSRRFLPMFLTQFFGALNDNVFKQALLLVITYGWIQQSASISTLNNLAALLFILPYFIFSATAGQIADKYERSHLIRYIKILEIVIMVLGTIGFLMGNLWILMFALFLMGTQSTFFGPIKYAILPEVLKKDELMSGNALFQSGTSLAILFGMILGGAVIAASEGNLLWISLTVLIIAVLGYISSRFILKQSIPAPDIQIDWNFFRTSFQTLKYAKSLPLVFLILIGNSWYWFYGATYLTQIPQLTLQNLHASENVASLLLTFFSIGIGLGSYLCRKLGGTEVNIRMVPIGAVGLTVFAIYLAVSMAFVPERTGELLGLADVFHEGWSYYHVMFAVTLLGISGGFYIVPLYAMMQAHSPRSHRARVVAANNILNAIFMVSSAIFSIIILSVLKFDLKILFCITAVLSGIFTLWLLLSLKPMINSAQASLED, from the coding sequence ATGAACAACAACGAACATTTGTTAGGCTCACGTCGTTTTTTACCCATGTTTTTGACGCAATTTTTCGGGGCATTGAATGATAATGTATTCAAACAGGCATTATTGCTGGTCATCACCTATGGATGGATTCAGCAAAGCGCGAGCATCAGCACCTTAAATAACCTTGCTGCATTACTATTTATTTTGCCTTATTTTATTTTTTCTGCGACTGCCGGACAAATTGCCGATAAATACGAACGCTCACATCTGATCCGCTATATCAAAATTTTAGAAATTGTCATTATGGTACTTGGAACCATTGGTTTCCTGATGGGCAACCTGTGGATTCTCATGTTTGCATTGTTTCTGATGGGGACACAGTCCACCTTCTTTGGGCCGATTAAATATGCGATTTTGCCTGAAGTGCTGAAAAAAGACGAATTAATGTCTGGTAATGCGCTATTCCAGTCTGGAACTTCCTTGGCAATCCTGTTCGGTATGATTCTAGGCGGTGCCGTGATTGCAGCATCGGAAGGTAATTTACTTTGGATCAGCCTGACCGTACTGATTATTGCAGTGCTAGGTTATATTTCCAGCCGTTTTATTTTAAAGCAAAGCATTCCAGCACCTGATATTCAAATTGACTGGAACTTTTTCCGCACCAGTTTTCAAACCCTGAAATATGCCAAAAGTTTACCTTTGGTTTTTCTGATTCTGATTGGCAACTCATGGTACTGGTTCTACGGCGCGACCTACTTAACCCAGATTCCACAACTGACCCTGCAGAATCTACATGCCTCTGAAAATGTCGCAAGCCTACTATTAACCTTCTTCTCGATCGGAATTGGTTTGGGATCTTATTTATGTCGTAAATTGGGCGGTACAGAAGTCAATATTCGTATGGTACCGATTGGTGCAGTCGGACTGACGGTTTTTGCAATTTATCTGGCTGTGAGCATGGCTTTTGTGCCTGAACGTACTGGCGAGTTACTGGGTTTAGCGGACGTGTTCCATGAGGGCTGGAGCTATTACCATGTCATGTTTGCAGTCACTTTATTGGGCATTAGCGGTGGTTTTTATATTGTTCCGCTGTATGCCATGATGCAGGCGCATTCTCCCCGCTCACATCGTGCACGAGTGGTTGCAGCAAATAACATTTTGAATGCAATTTTCATGGTATCTTCTGCTATATTCTCGATTATCATTTTAAGTGTCTTAAAGTTTGATCTTAAAATACTTTTCTGTATTACAGCGGTCTTAAGCGGCATCTTTACCTTATGGTTATTGCTGAGTCTTAAACCGATGATCAACTCTGCACAAGCATCATTGGAGGATTAA
- a CDS encoding autotransporter assembly complex protein TamA, whose amino-acid sequence MPAKRKFKETMLSQSMSPLISAHTGGRLCMSIFFMMLTQYSMAQTPQTETPVAVSQAEMIDELSKQAVQQGVANSEDEAAEKIEQVLQPENQVDSLEMLKQQEQQGAQLDVFKPIEFEDLEELPVQPIDQSMADEIYRVAEQAKQEAQSYRQTQQTETVVADISQQELLEINQAPVNVDQLMQSIQSDSQIIVQANEAGSTLPEISPRQLTPQDDKKPNIFKRLFYKIRPPRQIMTAKVPRIDADVVIRNGEINTQSSNELSATARAEAYENLAENIENKLSSFTQESFSDFQSALPQLRSLSNQAAQAVGFYNAEFRFEKLSESRVRVHVTPNEPVIIQSQNVEFTGAGAEQPQFQVIGVLPDQEVGDVFNHGNYEKTKERIVEAASNNGYFDAFWRLHDAKVAQPQNTADVNLRYETGDPYKLGPVTFRMSDPDEEFPLDPDILQSLVPWQEDADYRFWRVNTLANNLTNSRYFNYTLVDAVKPDPVEAELELPPDLQLLVDQQKISEATLTQEKKAVASTQEVTQSVVDESQFAGSREEESPDLRALRTAQETKANEQERLKAQAREEKVVPVIVTLNADKLNSAEAGLGYGTDTGTRVRGQYRRAIVNKRGHSFDANVELSQIRQSIDGRYNIPYKHPLNDYISIVGGYEREERDDVAQGNGLLIESAVVGADRFIKNPRGSWQHTYGVRYRLDRLTQDGTVDASDIPDAFLGSAAEEQQSLLFGYEVARTTSDRRVNPTKGFKQTYKLEVGSEALLSDADMAIANAGWRFIYSLGENADHQFVGRADAGYIFTEDFTKVPYNLRYFTGGDQSIRGFDYKSLSPEIDGFKVGGQALAIGSLEYNYQFKEGWRAAVFADAGNAYDKDFSNPTEYGVGLGVRWASPIGPIRIDVASGISDDNHPIRLHFFIGSQL is encoded by the coding sequence ATGCCTGCAAAGAGAAAATTTAAAGAAACAATGCTCAGTCAGAGTATGAGTCCACTCATATCTGCACATACAGGCGGTCGTCTGTGTATGAGCATTTTCTTCATGATGTTAACCCAATATAGCATGGCACAAACTCCACAGACGGAAACGCCAGTGGCAGTTTCACAGGCAGAAATGATTGATGAACTGTCCAAGCAGGCGGTTCAACAAGGTGTTGCGAATTCTGAAGATGAAGCCGCCGAGAAAATCGAACAGGTGTTGCAGCCAGAAAATCAAGTAGACAGTCTGGAAATGCTAAAGCAGCAGGAACAGCAAGGTGCACAGCTCGATGTCTTTAAGCCGATTGAATTTGAAGATCTAGAAGAACTACCAGTGCAACCGATTGATCAGTCGATGGCGGATGAAATTTACCGTGTCGCTGAACAAGCTAAACAGGAAGCGCAAAGCTACCGTCAGACCCAGCAAACAGAAACTGTAGTTGCTGATATCAGTCAGCAGGAATTACTGGAAATCAATCAGGCACCAGTGAATGTCGATCAACTGATGCAAAGCATTCAGTCTGATAGTCAGATCATTGTGCAGGCGAATGAAGCAGGCAGTACCTTGCCGGAAATCTCTCCACGACAACTTACGCCGCAAGATGACAAAAAGCCGAATATTTTTAAACGACTCTTCTATAAGATCCGTCCACCTCGTCAGATTATGACGGCTAAAGTGCCGCGTATTGATGCAGACGTGGTGATTCGTAATGGTGAAATTAATACTCAATCGAGTAATGAGTTAAGCGCGACTGCACGTGCAGAGGCGTATGAAAACCTGGCAGAGAACATTGAAAATAAACTGTCAAGTTTTACCCAAGAATCCTTTAGTGATTTCCAGTCAGCTTTGCCACAATTGCGAAGTCTATCTAATCAGGCTGCTCAGGCAGTCGGTTTTTATAATGCTGAATTCCGTTTTGAAAAACTTTCTGAATCACGGGTGAGAGTTCATGTCACACCGAATGAACCAGTGATTATCCAAAGTCAGAATGTAGAATTTACCGGTGCGGGTGCTGAGCAACCACAGTTCCAGGTAATTGGTGTATTGCCAGATCAGGAAGTGGGTGACGTATTTAATCATGGCAATTATGAAAAAACCAAGGAACGTATCGTCGAAGCAGCGAGTAATAACGGCTACTTTGATGCGTTCTGGCGTCTGCATGATGCCAAGGTGGCACAGCCACAGAATACGGCTGATGTGAATCTGCGTTATGAAACTGGCGATCCGTACAAGCTTGGACCGGTAACTTTCCGGATGAGTGATCCGGATGAAGAATTCCCGCTAGATCCAGATATCCTGCAAAGTCTTGTGCCGTGGCAAGAAGATGCTGATTACCGTTTCTGGCGGGTAAATACGCTGGCGAATAACCTGACCAACTCACGGTATTTTAACTATACCTTGGTCGATGCGGTAAAACCGGATCCAGTCGAAGCAGAACTTGAACTGCCACCTGATCTGCAGCTGCTGGTCGATCAGCAAAAAATCTCTGAAGCCACTTTGACACAAGAGAAAAAAGCGGTGGCTTCTACCCAGGAAGTGACTCAAAGTGTTGTCGATGAAAGCCAGTTCGCGGGTAGTCGAGAGGAAGAAAGTCCGGATCTACGTGCCCTGCGTACTGCACAGGAAACTAAGGCTAATGAACAGGAACGTCTGAAAGCACAGGCACGTGAGGAGAAAGTTGTTCCGGTAATCGTGACCTTAAATGCTGACAAGTTGAATAGTGCTGAAGCGGGTCTAGGTTATGGAACTGATACCGGAACACGTGTACGTGGTCAGTACCGTCGTGCCATCGTTAATAAGCGTGGACATTCTTTCGATGCCAACGTCGAGCTGTCACAAATCCGTCAATCTATTGATGGCCGCTATAATATTCCATATAAGCATCCACTGAATGATTACATCAGTATTGTTGGTGGTTATGAGCGTGAAGAACGTGATGATGTCGCACAAGGCAATGGCCTATTGATTGAGTCTGCGGTTGTTGGTGCTGATCGCTTTATTAAAAATCCACGTGGCAGCTGGCAACATACTTATGGCGTACGTTATCGTTTAGATCGCTTAACCCAGGATGGCACAGTAGACGCGTCTGATATTCCAGATGCATTCTTGGGAAGTGCTGCAGAAGAACAACAATCGCTGTTATTTGGTTATGAAGTCGCTCGTACCACCAGTGACCGTCGGGTAAACCCAACCAAAGGCTTTAAACAGACCTATAAGCTTGAGGTGGGCAGTGAAGCACTACTATCCGATGCAGATATGGCGATTGCCAATGCTGGATGGCGCTTTATCTATTCACTGGGTGAAAATGCCGATCACCAATTTGTTGGTCGTGCCGACGCAGGCTATATTTTTACTGAAGATTTTACCAAAGTGCCGTATAACCTGAGATACTTCACCGGTGGTGATCAAAGTATTCGTGGTTTTGACTATAAGAGTTTGTCACCAGAAATTGATGGCTTTAAAGTGGGCGGTCAGGCCTTGGCAATTGGCTCCCTGGAATATAACTACCAATTCAAGGAAGGCTGGCGTGCAGCAGTATTTGCTGATGCCGGGAATGCTTATGACAAGGACTTCAGTAACCCAACAGAATATGGGGTAGGCCTTGGTGTGCGTTGGGCATCTCCTATTGGCCCGATTCGTATTGATGTGGCTTCAGGCATATCGGATGATAACCATCCAATCCGCCTGCATTTCTTTATTGGCTCACAGCTATAA
- a CDS encoding translocation/assembly module TamB domain-containing protein: protein MVENQQPQDAEPENTPLPKKRRVLRSILLSVLFSILFLLAALAIMFSTDRGSKFLLDQVLQRQQIIHYEYEGGNLWRGIILRNVLVTLKPVDVKIDRADVTLGWRAIIKREIHLNTADVRNLQIITKNPPSDKPFAYNDIRLPFVLRVDHLDLDHLLIKTHSSSVDFYDVVINDGLWSGTKLTFEKSRMNMGYLYVYNASGDMDFHGKYPLNATGVLNIPSLNNSLNIRDIRVAARGTLETIEAGVATYTPDLLTGWAVIHPMNPYVPMFGKLKFNQYHWPILEDQKLFSKDGMAEFNGDIQRLNINLNTDLSGKDIPEGQYNAMMYTDLVNQLNITDFNGQLMKGSVSLAGMVGWHDQVTWDVSGRVNHLNPKDKVIPQVVQDFLPPSLDGNVASKGTLEKGLHLTALVDFDRYETWNIKLDQNEAKNKKAQPMLMNVAWKNIDRAVPYVGWLKSESGDVNLALTEGQQDIFVATRVAAHEQGMLPPGMYQAKLNLKNNILKVPSFNYSAQSGNLSGNAVVELPDKKRQLKWSAVLNAKDLNTQALAAASPVDRLNGRVTASGYAKPNQQIINLKAVDLTGRLAGQNETVRLTGTSTAALLFHDEKHGGGFKGYAVNYDGNLNASQFAASKGLLKLKVSGTPELLKINEFKHDGIAGKINASGLVNLANGFGWDINASLVRFKPQYFASSVKGELSGNVKTRGVWSDALKRIQIERLNLAGMLNNKPVRGTGNLSMIIDTKQSGFVPQQFEANNLFLSYANNQLQATGNAQNLQLKVNAPALYELYLGLRGRAYGYINMQAQPRLRASTNLAVDDFAFNNLFSVQKIRVQGQLPTSQSAPTLLTAIMDNLRSGNRQITRGEISLAGTRAAHILKVQAENKLSKFYVQLAGGFNAQDNWLGQIQNGDFDSLRTRLVQRQNASVIYNTAQSDLFIGAHCWMSQQSQLCFDQPIRVNKTRGSVSFQTQNLDLNDFSAFLPEGLAITGKVNGYARASWAQGAKPKIDARLVTRNGVVGLAAEDPQYLGQTLKYDEVGLVAKSVAEGLQIRLDVKTPDIGTGYANVIIDPYRDSKPMRGEVAFNQVQLKVFKPFIQDVRTLEGTLSYAGKISGTLTQPLLNGEIRVKDGAISMISLPVNLTNVQLYSSVRQDSATINGAFNSGRGVGRLTGSVDWKNDPRVQLRLKGENLLIRQAPLITAVVTPDLALDLYPLNKKLSLNGSVDVPRALISMPEASKPVVGVSSDVRVVQEGQDQLAILKSARPWDIRADVAVSLGNQVIFQGFDSRIPLLGRVNLSQRGLETAMRANGAIGVSQRVKIEAYGQSLDLNRAIARFNGPLSNPTLDIDANKAVQGSTVGVRVTGTASSPAIQVYNDAGLSEQEALNALITGRINEGSSALSQSDSFRSDVNNTIAAAGISLGLGGTRALTNQIGRTFGLSGLALDAQGTGDDTQVSVTGYITPDLFIRYGVGVFTPVNKLTLRYQMNQRLYLEASQSLERAIDLFYNWRF, encoded by the coding sequence ATGGTCGAGAACCAGCAACCACAAGACGCAGAACCAGAAAATACGCCTTTGCCTAAGAAGCGCCGTGTTTTAAGAAGCATCTTATTGTCGGTGCTGTTTTCGATTCTGTTTTTACTCGCAGCACTGGCGATCATGTTCTCGACGGATCGCGGCAGTAAGTTTCTGCTGGATCAGGTACTGCAACGCCAGCAGATTATTCATTATGAATATGAGGGCGGAAACCTGTGGCGCGGGATTATCCTGCGTAATGTACTGGTCACCCTGAAACCGGTTGATGTCAAAATTGATCGTGCCGATGTCACTTTGGGCTGGCGGGCGATTATTAAGCGGGAAATTCACCTGAATACTGCCGATGTACGTAATCTACAGATCATTACCAAGAATCCACCGAGTGATAAGCCCTTTGCCTATAATGACATCCGTCTGCCATTCGTGTTGCGAGTCGATCATCTGGATCTGGATCACCTGCTGATTAAAACCCATAGCTCGTCAGTCGACTTTTACGATGTAGTGATCAATGACGGACTCTGGTCGGGAACCAAGCTGACCTTTGAAAAATCACGCATGAACATGGGTTATCTGTATGTCTATAATGCCAGCGGTGATATGGATTTCCATGGTAAATACCCACTGAATGCTACGGGTGTCTTGAATATCCCATCACTGAATAATAGCCTGAACATTCGTGATATTCGTGTCGCAGCACGCGGTACGCTAGAAACCATTGAAGCGGGTGTCGCGACGTATACCCCAGACTTGTTGACCGGATGGGCCGTGATTCATCCGATGAATCCGTATGTGCCGATGTTCGGTAAACTCAAATTTAACCAGTATCACTGGCCAATATTAGAAGATCAAAAATTATTCTCCAAAGATGGTATGGCTGAGTTTAATGGTGATATCCAGCGACTTAATATCAATCTTAATACTGACCTCAGCGGCAAAGATATTCCTGAAGGTCAGTACAATGCGATGATGTATACGGATCTGGTCAATCAGCTGAATATCACTGATTTTAATGGTCAGCTGATGAAAGGCTCAGTCAGTCTTGCAGGTATGGTTGGTTGGCATGATCAGGTCACCTGGGATGTGTCTGGACGTGTAAATCACCTTAATCCTAAGGACAAAGTGATTCCGCAGGTCGTACAGGACTTCCTGCCACCAAGCCTGGATGGAAATGTTGCTTCCAAAGGGACACTGGAAAAAGGTTTACATCTGACAGCGCTGGTTGATTTTGATCGCTATGAAACCTGGAACATCAAGCTGGATCAGAATGAGGCGAAAAATAAAAAAGCCCAACCGATGCTAATGAATGTGGCTTGGAAAAATATCGACCGTGCTGTGCCTTATGTGGGCTGGTTAAAGAGCGAATCTGGAGATGTGAATCTGGCACTGACTGAAGGTCAGCAGGACATCTTTGTAGCAACACGTGTCGCCGCGCATGAGCAAGGTATGCTGCCACCTGGTATGTATCAGGCTAAACTGAATCTGAAGAATAATATTCTTAAAGTACCAAGCTTTAACTATAGCGCGCAAAGTGGCAATCTCTCTGGCAACGCCGTAGTAGAGCTGCCGGATAAAAAGCGCCAGTTAAAATGGAGCGCAGTACTCAATGCAAAAGATCTAAATACTCAGGCACTGGCAGCTGCTTCTCCAGTAGATCGTCTCAATGGCCGAGTTACAGCGAGTGGTTATGCCAAGCCAAATCAGCAGATTATTAACTTAAAAGCAGTAGATTTAACGGGTCGTCTGGCAGGCCAAAATGAAACTGTTCGACTCACCGGGACTAGTACTGCAGCCTTGTTGTTCCATGATGAAAAACATGGTGGTGGCTTTAAAGGCTATGCAGTGAATTATGATGGTAATTTAAATGCCAGCCAGTTTGCTGCCAGCAAAGGTCTACTTAAATTGAAGGTATCTGGTACGCCTGAATTACTAAAAATTAATGAATTTAAGCATGATGGTATCGCGGGCAAGATCAATGCTAGTGGTCTGGTCAACCTGGCGAATGGTTTTGGCTGGGATATCAATGCCTCACTGGTTCGCTTTAAGCCGCAATATTTTGCTTCAAGTGTTAAAGGTGAGCTTTCAGGGAATGTGAAAACCCGCGGTGTATGGTCAGATGCCTTGAAACGGATTCAGATTGAACGTCTGAATCTTGCCGGAATGCTGAATAATAAGCCGGTACGTGGTACAGGTAATCTGTCGATGATTATTGATACCAAACAGAGTGGATTTGTACCACAGCAGTTTGAAGCCAATAATCTGTTCCTGTCATATGCCAATAACCAACTTCAGGCGACGGGTAATGCACAGAATCTTCAGTTGAAGGTCAATGCACCAGCACTATATGAGTTATATCTAGGACTACGTGGTCGTGCATACGGTTATATCAATATGCAGGCACAACCGCGTCTACGTGCATCTACTAATCTGGCAGTTGACGATTTTGCCTTTAATAACTTGTTCAGTGTGCAGAAAATTCGGGTACAAGGCCAGTTGCCAACCTCACAGAGTGCACCAACTTTGCTGACTGCAATCATGGATAACCTGCGTAGTGGTAATCGTCAGATTACTCGAGGTGAAATATCTTTAGCTGGGACGCGTGCAGCACATATCTTAAAAGTTCAGGCAGAAAATAAACTGTCTAAATTCTATGTGCAGCTGGCGGGCGGTTTTAATGCGCAAGATAACTGGCTAGGCCAGATTCAAAATGGTGATTTTGATTCTTTACGTACCCGTTTAGTACAACGTCAGAATGCCTCTGTAATCTATAACACAGCACAATCAGATCTATTTATTGGTGCGCATTGCTGGATGAGTCAGCAAAGTCAGCTGTGCTTTGATCAGCCAATTCGTGTCAATAAAACCCGTGGCAGTGTTTCTTTCCAAACCCAAAACTTGGACCTAAACGATTTCAGTGCTTTCTTGCCTGAAGGTTTGGCGATTACTGGTAAGGTCAACGGATATGCACGTGCGTCATGGGCGCAAGGTGCCAAACCAAAAATTGATGCACGACTGGTGACACGTAATGGTGTAGTTGGACTGGCTGCTGAAGATCCACAATATCTGGGTCAAACCCTGAAATATGATGAAGTTGGACTGGTCGCGAAAAGTGTGGCTGAAGGCTTACAGATCCGTCTGGATGTAAAAACACCGGATATCGGGACTGGTTATGCCAATGTCATTATTGATCCATATCGTGACAGCAAGCCGATGCGTGGTGAAGTGGCCTTTAATCAGGTGCAGCTGAAAGTATTTAAGCCATTTATTCAGGATGTACGTACGCTAGAAGGTACCTTGTCTTATGCCGGCAAGATCAGTGGTACTTTGACTCAGCCATTGTTAAACGGTGAAATTCGGGTGAAGGACGGGGCAATCAGCATGATTTCCCTGCCGGTGAATCTGACCAATGTGCAGTTGTATTCATCTGTACGGCAGGACTCTGCAACGATTAATGGCGCATTCAATAGTGGTCGTGGTGTAGGTCGATTGACCGGTTCGGTAGACTGGAAAAATGATCCACGTGTTCAGTTGCGTTTGAAAGGTGAAAACCTGTTAATCCGTCAAGCGCCGCTGATTACCGCAGTTGTCACACCAGATCTGGCTTTGGATCTTTATCCATTGAACAAGAAACTGAGTCTGAACGGTTCGGTTGATGTTCCGCGCGCGCTGATTTCTATGCCTGAAGCTTCTAAACCAGTGGTTGGTGTATCTTCAGATGTGCGCGTGGTGCAGGAAGGTCAGGACCAATTGGCGATTCTAAAATCAGCACGTCCATGGGATATCCGCGCCGATGTTGCAGTGTCACTGGGTAATCAGGTAATTTTCCAGGGCTTTGATAGCCGTATTCCATTGCTTGGCCGAGTGAATCTGTCCCAGCGTGGTCTGGAAACAGCAATGCGTGCCAATGGCGCGATTGGTGTATCTCAGCGCGTGAAAATTGAAGCCTATGGCCAGAGTCTGGATCTGAACCGTGCCATTGCCCGTTTCAATGGTCCATTGTCTAATCCGACACTGGATATTGATGCCAATAAGGCTGTACAGGGCAGCACCGTAGGTGTACGTGTCACTGGTACAGCTTCAAGTCCGGCTATTCAGGTTTATAACGATGCAGGTCTATCTGAACAGGAAGCATTGAATGCCTTGATCACTGGCCGTATCAATGAAGGTAGTTCAGCATTGAGTCAATCTGATAGTTTCAGGTCTGATGTCAACAATACCATTGCTGCTGCAGGGATTAGTCTGGGCTTGGGCGGTACACGTGCATTGACCAATCAGATCGGTCGTACGTTTGGTCTGAGTGGTTTGGCACTGGATGCACAGGGTACAGGGGATGATACGCAGGTGTCTGTTACTGGTTATATCACGCCAGATCTGTTTATCCGTTATGGTGTCGGTGTCTTTACTCCAGTGAATAAACTGACCTTGCGTTATCAAATGAATCAGCGTCTGTATCTGGAAGCCAGCCAATCCCTCGAACGAGCCATCGACTTGTTCTATAACTGGCGATTCTAA
- a CDS encoding HNH endonuclease, producing the protein MWENDLQSFISQYKINPSKASLLKSTAEHLNARKDGGKDAKFNIVTACKYCNNTRNKSKKALSPTAYKQHVHKRLINNKWHQIRLIDLKQQSPQL; encoded by the coding sequence ATGTGGGAAAATGATCTCCAGTCATTTATATCTCAATACAAAATAAATCCTTCTAAAGCATCCCTATTGAAATCGACTGCCGAACATTTAAATGCTCGTAAAGATGGAGGAAAAGATGCCAAGTTTAATATCGTTACAGCCTGTAAGTACTGCAATAATACACGCAACAAATCAAAAAAAGCTCTTTCACCTACGGCTTATAAACAGCATGTTCATAAGCGATTAATCAATAATAAATGGCATCAAATCAGATTAATTGATCTAAAACAACAAAGCCCCCAATTATGA
- the xseB gene encoding exodeoxyribonuclease VII small subunit — protein MSNDTTLSFKEGYEILKRNAELLDAQQEPDIDNLMKIVEESMAAYKACKTRVDAVQQALDETFKE, from the coding sequence ATGAGCAATGACACTACTTTAAGCTTCAAAGAAGGCTATGAAATCCTAAAGCGTAATGCAGAATTATTGGATGCCCAGCAGGAACCTGACATTGATAATCTGATGAAGATTGTTGAGGAATCCATGGCAGCGTATAAAGCCTGTAAGACACGTGTGGATGCAGTGCAACAGGCATTAGATGAAACTTTTAAGGAATAA
- the xseA gene encoding exodeoxyribonuclease VII large subunit, whose translation MQDPQFSLKEYLSTVQKVVKLTFDTPVWVKAEIRNLNIKAGHYYLELAEKDPDNDQVIASCRATIWKFAAQKIVTPFERESGIELSRDLNVLIKVKASFDPQYGFSLNIVEIDPSYTLGDIARRYQEIVQRLTIEGLIERNRQLPTPFDLNRILVIAPENAAGLGDFKKDADALADAKVCEFIYHSATFQGNTAPQSIRQSLAQGLKQWAEDYTTAPDLIVIIRGGGAVNDLAYLNDYDLAVLLCKRSVPIWVGIGHEKDRTILDEIAHRSFDTPSKVIAGIRNHIVERVQDVITNLQTIQRSSQQQIQAYQSQNDQLMTLIQSIANTRVSDAFKEITQLKSNIGNLARQQTRIAQQQIEALLRETLIQNPKTVLSKGYAIVRQQGHAVRSVRELKNEVQVEMQDGTFVAHITQVNPHEQ comes from the coding sequence ATGCAAGATCCTCAATTCTCCCTGAAAGAATACCTCTCTACTGTGCAGAAGGTAGTTAAACTCACCTTCGATACACCGGTGTGGGTCAAGGCAGAGATCCGCAATCTAAATATTAAGGCTGGTCATTACTATCTGGAGCTGGCGGAAAAAGATCCGGACAATGATCAGGTGATTGCCAGCTGCCGTGCCACCATCTGGAAATTTGCTGCACAGAAAATTGTGACGCCATTTGAGCGCGAAAGCGGGATTGAATTAAGCCGTGACTTAAATGTTCTGATTAAAGTCAAAGCCAGTTTTGATCCACAATATGGATTTTCTCTAAATATCGTTGAAATTGATCCCAGCTATACTTTGGGTGATATTGCCCGACGTTATCAGGAAATTGTGCAGCGATTGACTATTGAAGGCTTGATTGAACGTAACCGACAATTACCCACACCATTTGACCTCAACCGCATTCTGGTGATCGCCCCTGAAAATGCAGCTGGACTCGGTGACTTCAAAAAAGATGCTGATGCACTTGCCGATGCCAAGGTCTGCGAATTTATTTACCACTCGGCGACGTTTCAGGGAAATACTGCACCACAAAGTATTCGTCAAAGCCTGGCTCAAGGGCTAAAACAGTGGGCGGAAGATTATACGACGGCGCCTGATTTAATCGTGATCATTCGTGGTGGTGGCGCAGTCAATGATCTGGCTTATTTGAATGACTATGATCTGGCTGTGCTACTGTGTAAACGCAGCGTGCCGATCTGGGTTGGTATTGGGCATGAAAAAGACCGAACCATCCTGGATGAAATTGCGCATCGTTCCTTTGATACCCCGAGTAAAGTCATCGCCGGGATTCGCAATCATATTGTGGAACGTGTGCAGGATGTCATTACAAACCTGCAAACCATTCAACGTAGTTCCCAACAGCAGATTCAAGCCTATCAAAGCCAAAATGATCAACTGATGACATTGATTCAAAGTATTGCCAATACCAGAGTTTCAGATGCCTTCAAAGAAATCACGCAGTTGAAATCCAATATTGGCAATCTAGCACGACAGCAAACGCGTATTGCACAGCAACAGATTGAAGCACTACTCCGCGAAACCCTGATCCAGAATCCAAAAACTGTACTTTCCAAAGGTTATGCCATCGTCCGCCAACAAGGTCATGCTGTGCGATCTGTACGTGAACTCAAGAATGAGGTTCAGGTCGAGATGCAGGATGGTACTTTTGTCGCCCATATCACACAGGTAAATCCACATGAGCAATGA
- a CDS encoding I78 family peptidase inhibitor: MKRIIYLGMLIAALTGCAAQQPDETPRIGMPNPASAYCVDQGGKLEIHNEVDGQVGYCHLPDGKVVEEWALYRSNQDICLSEAAHSLIGQSGLSEAQIKAKTKAKIVRMVKPGQAVTMDFREDRVTVTVDPKTGKIVQSTCG, translated from the coding sequence ATGAAAAGAATCATATATCTGGGTATGTTGATTGCAGCATTAACTGGATGTGCCGCGCAGCAGCCGGACGAAACACCGCGTATTGGCATGCCAAATCCAGCCAGTGCTTATTGTGTGGATCAGGGCGGTAAGCTTGAAATCCATAATGAAGTCGATGGTCAGGTCGGCTATTGTCATCTGCCAGATGGTAAAGTCGTGGAGGAGTGGGCCTTGTATCGGAGTAATCAGGACATCTGCCTGTCTGAGGCAGCGCATAGTCTGATTGGTCAGTCTGGGCTGAGTGAAGCGCAAATTAAAGCCAAAACCAAAGCTAAAATTGTGCGAATGGTCAAACCGGGACAAGCAGTGACTATGGATTTTCGTGAAGACCGTGTTACTGTTACCGTTGACCCGAAAACTGGAAAAATTGTCCAGTCCACTTGTGGTTAA